In Enterobacter cloacae, the following are encoded in one genomic region:
- the fsa gene encoding fructose-6-phosphate aldolase, producing the protein MELYLDTSDVAAVRKLARIFPLAGVTTNPSIVAAGKTPLDVLLPELHDALGGKGRLFAQVMATTAEGMVDDAHKLRAIIHDLVVKVPVTAEGLGAIKMLKAEGIPTLGTAVYGAAQGMLSALAGAEYVAPYVNRVDAQGGDGIQTVIELQQLLTLHAPQSKVLAASFKTPRQALDCLLAGCESITLPLDVAQQFITSPAVDAAIVKFEQDWQGAFGRTSI; encoded by the coding sequence ATGGAACTTTATCTCGACACATCCGATGTTGCGGCAGTGAGAAAGCTGGCACGTATCTTTCCACTGGCGGGCGTGACCACCAACCCAAGCATCGTGGCAGCGGGTAAAACACCGCTCGACGTGCTGCTGCCAGAGTTACATGACGCGCTGGGTGGTAAAGGTCGTCTGTTCGCGCAGGTGATGGCGACCACCGCCGAAGGGATGGTGGATGATGCGCATAAACTGCGTGCAATTATTCATGACCTGGTCGTGAAAGTACCGGTGACAGCGGAAGGGCTGGGGGCAATTAAGATGCTGAAAGCCGAAGGGATCCCGACGCTGGGTACGGCGGTGTATGGTGCTGCTCAGGGGATGTTGTCCGCGCTGGCGGGAGCAGAGTACGTAGCGCCTTACGTTAACCGCGTAGATGCGCAGGGTGGGGACGGGATCCAGACGGTTATCGAGCTGCAACAACTGCTGACGCTGCATGCCCCGCAGTCAAAAGTGCTGGCCGCGAGCTTCAAAACCCCACGTCAGGCGCTGGATTGCCTGCTGGCGGGTTGTGAGTCCATCACGCTGCCGCTGGACGTGGCGCAGCAGTTTATTACGTCACCAGCAGTGGATGCGGCGATTGTGAAGTTTGAGCAGGACTGGCAGGGGGCGTTTGGGCGGACGTCTATCTGA
- a CDS encoding lipoprotein codes for MKRHNAMALALLLALTGCSPQKPQPLQSKQAASGDWTLPYGEWSFSFITPYKLPAKALHVRVIDTDGYLYTFNTLDSTDRDPDSVNKWSDVTFGGSVNFNKVKKPPQYIVFCWESYIDQQTYETSVVFGPETWLRMKTPADHIWSNGDLVWYNNMTFGLSPGGKVNIWFPDVAGRSSLPVKPLKIRTRAGKDLTLCKNYVVPGGTFNVIPSTQDFIKGKTYPYGNWE; via the coding sequence ATGAAAAGACATAACGCAATGGCACTTGCGCTGCTGCTGGCATTGACTGGCTGTAGCCCTCAGAAACCCCAACCGTTACAGTCAAAGCAGGCCGCCAGCGGAGACTGGACGCTCCCTTACGGCGAGTGGAGCTTTTCTTTTATCACGCCCTATAAATTACCTGCAAAAGCGCTTCATGTGCGGGTAATCGACACCGATGGTTATCTTTATACCTTTAACACACTTGACTCGACTGATCGCGATCCAGATTCCGTAAACAAATGGTCAGATGTGACCTTTGGCGGAAGCGTTAATTTCAACAAAGTCAAAAAACCCCCGCAGTACATTGTCTTTTGCTGGGAATCCTATATTGACCAACAAACCTACGAAACCAGCGTCGTCTTCGGGCCGGAAACCTGGCTGCGGATGAAAACACCCGCCGATCATATCTGGAGTAATGGGGACTTAGTCTGGTACAACAATATGACCTTCGGTCTGTCCCCCGGCGGTAAAGTCAACATCTGGTTCCCGGATGTTGCAGGACGCTCCAGCCTTCCCGTCAAACCACTGAAAATAAGGACCCGCGCCGGCAAGGATCTGACGCTCTGTAAAAACTATGTCGTGCCCGGCGGCACGTTCAACGTTATCCCGTCCACGCAGGATTTCATCAAAGGCAAAACCTACCCGTACGGGAACTGGGAGTAA
- a CDS encoding lipoprotein, with the protein MKRHNAIALALLLALTGCSPQKPQPLQSKQAASGDWTLPTGEWFFLFITPSELPSEVLHARVIDTDGYLYTYNTLDSTSSDPNSVDRWPEYAHGYGGQFNKAKKPPQYIVFCWESYIDQQTYETSAVFGPDTWLRMKTPADHIGPTGRTVWYNRMVFGLSPGGKVNVWLSDVAGRPSLPVKPLKIRTRAGKDLTLCKNYVVPGGTFNVIPSTQDFIKGKTYPYGNWD; encoded by the coding sequence ATGAAAAGACATAACGCAATAGCACTTGCGCTGCTGCTGGCATTGACTGGCTGTAGCCCTCAGAAACCCCAACCGTTACAGTCAAAGCAGGCCGCCAGCGGAGACTGGACGCTGCCTACCGGGGAGTGGTTTTTTTTATTTATCACGCCCTCTGAGTTACCTTCAGAAGTACTGCATGCGCGCGTCATTGATACGGATGGCTACCTGTATACCTATAATACGCTTGATTCTACTTCTTCTGATCCCAACTCTGTTGACAGATGGCCGGAGTATGCTCATGGCTATGGTGGCCAGTTTAATAAAGCCAAAAAACCCCCACAGTACATTGTCTTCTGCTGGGAATCTTATATTGACCAACAAACCTACGAAACCAGCGCCGTTTTCGGCCCCGACACCTGGCTGCGGATGAAAACACCCGCCGATCATATTGGTCCTACCGGCAGAACAGTCTGGTACAACAGAATGGTTTTCGGCCTGTCCCCTGGTGGAAAAGTTAACGTCTGGTTGTCTGATGTTGCCGGACGCCCCAGCCTTCCCGTCAAACCACTGAAAATAAGAACCCGCGCCGGCAAGGATCTGACGCTCTGTAAAAACTATGTCGTGCCCGGCGGCACGTTCAACGTTATCCCGTCCACGCAGGATTTCATCAAAGGCAAAACCTACCCGTACGGCAACTGGGATTAA
- a CDS encoding molybdopterin molybdenumtransferase MoeA — MDFTAGLMPLETALTQMLNRISPLHDHETLPLVRCFGRIAARDIVSPLNVPGFDNAAMDGYAVRLADIQTGQALPVAGKAFAGQPFKGEWPAGTCVRIMTGAPVPAGCDAVVMQEETEQTDGGVHFTASVKAGQNIRRVGEDITLGATVFAAGQKLTVAELPVLASLGIAEIDVIRKVRVAVFSTGDELQLPGQPLKEGQIYDTNRLAVHLMLEQLGCEVINLGIIPDDPEKLRAAFIEADKSADVVISSGGVSVGEADYTKTMLEELGEIAFWKLAIKPGKPFAFGKLEHSWFCGLPGNPVSAALTFYQLVQPLLAKLSGSNVAPLPVRQRVRAATRLKKSPGRLDFQRGILTRNADGELEVSTTGHQGSHIFSSFSQGNCFIVLERERGSVEAGEWVEVESFNHLFGG; from the coding sequence ATGGATTTTACCGCCGGACTGATGCCGCTTGAAACGGCACTCACGCAAATGCTCAACCGAATCTCCCCGCTGCATGATCACGAGACGCTGCCGTTAGTGCGCTGTTTTGGTCGTATTGCCGCACGCGATATCGTCTCCCCGCTTAACGTGCCTGGGTTCGATAACGCCGCGATGGACGGCTACGCAGTGCGCCTGGCGGATATCCAGACGGGCCAGGCGCTGCCGGTAGCAGGTAAAGCGTTTGCGGGTCAACCGTTTAAGGGTGAATGGCCGGCTGGCACCTGCGTGCGCATCATGACCGGTGCCCCGGTTCCGGCGGGATGCGATGCCGTGGTGATGCAGGAAGAGACGGAACAAACCGACGGCGGCGTACATTTTACCGCCAGCGTCAAAGCGGGCCAGAACATCCGCCGTGTCGGGGAAGACATTACCCTCGGCGCAACGGTTTTTGCCGCCGGACAGAAGCTGACAGTGGCCGAGCTGCCGGTGCTGGCCTCGCTTGGCATCGCCGAAATCGACGTCATTCGTAAGGTACGTGTCGCCGTCTTCTCCACCGGTGACGAGCTTCAGCTGCCCGGCCAGCCGCTAAAAGAGGGGCAGATTTACGACACCAACCGCCTGGCGGTACATCTGATGCTGGAGCAGTTGGGTTGTGAAGTCATCAACCTTGGCATTATTCCCGACGACCCGGAAAAACTGCGCGCCGCGTTTATTGAAGCGGATAAATCCGCCGACGTGGTGATAAGCTCCGGCGGCGTCTCCGTGGGGGAAGCGGATTACACCAAAACCATGCTCGAAGAGTTGGGGGAGATAGCCTTCTGGAAGCTGGCCATCAAACCGGGCAAACCGTTCGCGTTTGGTAAGCTGGAGCACAGCTGGTTCTGTGGCCTGCCGGGTAACCCGGTCTCTGCGGCATTGACCTTCTACCAGCTGGTGCAGCCGCTGCTGGCGAAGCTTTCTGGCAGCAATGTGGCTCCACTTCCGGTGCGTCAGCGCGTGCGTGCGGCAACACGGCTTAAAAAATCACCGGGTCGTCTTGATTTCCAGCGTGGGATTTTGACACGCAACGCCGACGGCGAGCTGGAAGTGAGTACTACCGGCCATCAGGGCTCGCACATTTTCAGCTCCTTCAGTCAGGGAAACTGCTTTATCGTGCTGGAGCGCGAGCGCGGCAGCGTGGAAGCCGGCGAATGGGTTGAAGTGGAAAGCTTTAATCATCTGTTCGGAGGCTGA
- a CDS encoding pyruvate formate-lyase 3-activating protein yields the protein MIFNIQRYSTHDGPGIRTVVFLKGCSLGCRWCQNPESRSRTRDVLFDARLCLEGCDLCQLAAPGCIERALNGLVIHREKLSEETLNALTDCCPTQALTVCGEEQQVADIMATVLRDKPFYDRSGGGITLSGGEPFMNPELAHALFKASHEEGIHTAVETCLHVPWHYIEPSLPYVDLFLADLKHVDGDTFKQWTDGSAKRILDNLKRLTAAGKQITIRVPLIQGFNADEASITDIINFAADELNVHDIHFLPYHTLGMNKYTLLGQPYSAPDKPLDNPALLDFAQQYACQKGLTATLRG from the coding sequence ATGATCTTCAATATTCAGCGTTACTCCACTCACGATGGCCCAGGTATTCGTACCGTGGTGTTCCTGAAAGGTTGCTCGCTGGGCTGTCGCTGGTGTCAGAACCCGGAAAGCCGCTCCCGCACGCGGGATGTGCTGTTTGATGCACGTCTGTGCCTCGAAGGTTGTGACCTGTGCCAGCTGGCTGCCCCGGGCTGTATTGAACGAGCGCTGAACGGCCTGGTCATCCACCGGGAAAAACTGAGCGAAGAAACGCTCAACGCCCTCACTGACTGCTGTCCAACGCAGGCGCTTACCGTATGCGGTGAAGAGCAGCAGGTCGCAGACATTATGGCCACCGTACTACGTGACAAACCGTTTTACGATCGCAGTGGCGGTGGGATCACCCTTTCCGGTGGCGAACCGTTTATGAACCCGGAGCTGGCGCACGCCCTGTTTAAGGCCAGCCACGAAGAAGGGATCCACACTGCCGTCGAAACCTGCCTTCACGTACCGTGGCACTATATCGAACCCTCATTGCCTTATGTCGATCTGTTCCTGGCCGACCTGAAGCACGTCGATGGTGACACGTTCAAACAATGGACGGACGGCTCGGCAAAACGGATCCTGGATAACCTGAAACGCCTTACTGCCGCCGGGAAACAGATAACCATCCGCGTACCGCTGATCCAGGGCTTTAACGCTGATGAAGCTTCCATTACTGACATTATCAATTTCGCTGCCGACGAACTCAACGTCCACGATATTCATTTTCTGCCGTATCACACGCTGGGCATGAACAAATACACCCTGCTCGGCCAACCCTACTCTGCCCCTGACAAACCGCTGGATAACCCTGCACTACTGGACTTTGCACAGCAGTATGCCTGCCAGAAAGGGTTAACCGCGACCTTACGAGGATAA
- a CDS encoding lipoprotein: MKKHYLLTLILLLALTGCSPKKSHPLQSKQAANGDWALPYDYWDFSFITPYELPAEALHARVIDTDGYLYTFNTLDPTSPDSESVDKWTDVTFGGSVNFNKVKKPPQYIVFCWESYIDQQTYETSAVFGPDTWLRMKTPADHIWNNGDLVWYSRMVFGLSPGGKVKIWFSDVAGRPSIPVKPLKIRTRSGKDLTLCKDYVVPGGTFNVIPSTQNFIKGKTYPYGNWE; encoded by the coding sequence ATGAAAAAGCATTACCTACTGACTCTAATACTGCTCCTGGCATTGACTGGCTGTAGCCCTAAAAAGAGCCATCCGCTACAGTCCAAACAGGCCGCTAATGGTGATTGGGCACTTCCCTACGATTACTGGGATTTTTCTTTTATCACTCCTTATGAGCTTCCGGCGGAAGCTCTTCATGCCCGGGTGATAGACACGGATGGTTATCTGTATACCTTTAATACGCTCGACCCAACCTCTCCTGACTCCGAATCCGTGGATAAATGGACGGATGTCACCTTTGGCGGAAGCGTTAATTTCAACAAAGTCAAAAAACCCCCACAGTACATTGTCTTCTGCTGGGAGTCCTATATTGACCAACAAACCTACGAAACCAGCGCCGTTTTCGGCCCCGACACCTGGCTGCGTATGAAAACACCTGCCGATCATATCTGGAATAATGGAGACTTAGTCTGGTACAGCAGAATGGTGTTTGGCCTGTCTCCCGGTGGCAAGGTCAAAATCTGGTTTTCAGATGTTGCCGGACGCCCCAGTATTCCCGTCAAACCCCTGAAAATAAGAACCCGCTCCGGCAAGGATCTGACCCTCTGCAAAGACTATGTCGTGCCCGGCGGCACGTTCAACGTTATCCCGTCCACCCAGAATTTCATCAAAGGCAAAACCTACCCGTACGGGAACTGGGAGTAA
- a CDS encoding L-asparaginase, protein MVNAVIAIHGGAGAITRAKLSPEQEKCYIDALYAIVETGQRMLEAGESALDVVTEAVRLLEECPLFNAGIGSVFTRDETHELDACVMDGITLKAGAVAGVSHLRNPVLAARLVMEESPHVLLTGAGAEQFAFEHGMEAVSPDLFSTPERYQQLLEARSAGVTQLDHTAPLDETTKMGTVGAVALDKAGNLAAATSTGGMTNKLPGRVGDSPLPGAGCYANNATAAVSCTGTGEVFIRTLAAYDITALMDYGGLSLSEACERVVMEKLPALGGVGGLIAVDHEGNVALPFNSEGMYRAWGYAGDEPSTGIYRE, encoded by the coding sequence ATGGTTAATGCGGTTATCGCAATTCATGGTGGTGCAGGGGCAATTACCCGCGCAAAGCTCAGCCCTGAGCAGGAAAAATGCTATATCGACGCGCTTTACGCCATTGTAGAAACAGGCCAGCGGATGCTGGAGGCAGGCGAGAGCGCGCTGGATGTGGTCACCGAGGCGGTGCGTCTGCTGGAAGAGTGTCCGCTGTTTAATGCGGGGATCGGCTCCGTGTTTACGCGCGATGAAACCCATGAGCTGGACGCCTGTGTGATGGACGGTATCACTCTGAAAGCGGGGGCAGTGGCTGGCGTGAGCCACCTGCGTAACCCCGTTCTGGCGGCACGTCTGGTGATGGAAGAGAGTCCCCATGTCCTGTTGACGGGAGCCGGAGCGGAACAGTTTGCCTTTGAACACGGGATGGAGGCGGTCTCGCCCGATCTCTTTTCGACCCCGGAGCGTTATCAACAACTGCTGGAGGCTCGTTCAGCGGGTGTGACACAGCTTGACCACACTGCACCGCTGGATGAGACCACCAAAATGGGCACGGTAGGGGCGGTTGCGCTCGATAAAGCCGGTAACCTTGCGGCCGCCACCTCGACTGGCGGCATGACCAACAAACTGCCGGGCCGGGTAGGTGATAGCCCACTGCCGGGGGCAGGATGCTACGCCAACAACGCCACAGCGGCGGTGTCGTGTACCGGGACGGGCGAAGTCTTTATTCGCACCCTTGCGGCGTATGACATTACCGCACTGATGGATTACGGCGGATTAAGCCTGAGTGAGGCCTGTGAACGTGTGGTGATGGAGAAGTTGCCTGCGCTGGGCGGCGTCGGTGGGTTAATTGCCGTGGATCATGAAGGAAACGTGGCGTTGCCGTTTAACAGTGAAGGTATGTACCGTGCCTGGGGCTATGCGGGTGATGAGCCCAGTACGGGGATCTATCGTGAATAA
- a CDS encoding lipoprotein has product MKRHNAIALALLLALTGCSPQKPQPLQSKQAASGDWTLPYGEWSFSFVTPKYLPAATTHVRIIDTDGYLYTFNTLDQTSRGPDSVDKWASAVHGSSVNFNKVKKPPQYIVFCWESYIDQQTYETSAVFGPDTWLRMKTPADHTYRSGAPVWYDNLLFGLSPGGKVNIWFPDVAGRPSLPVKPLKIRTRAGKDLTLCKNYVVPGGTFNVIPSTQDFIKGKTYPYGNWE; this is encoded by the coding sequence ATGAAAAGACATAACGCAATAGCACTTGCGCTGCTGCTGGCATTGACTGGCTGTAGCCCTCAGAAACCCCAACCTTTACAGTCAAAGCAGGCCGCCAGCGGAGACTGGACGCTCCCTTACGGCGAGTGGAGCTTTTCCTTTGTCACCCCCAAATATTTGCCGGCAGCAACGACGCATGTACGCATAATTGATACGGATGGGTACCTTTATACCTTTAACACGCTCGATCAAACTTCCCGTGGTCCTGATTCTGTCGATAAATGGGCTTCAGCCGTTCATGGTTCCAGCGTCAACTTCAACAAAGTCAAAAAACCCCCGCAGTACATTGTCTTTTGCTGGGAGTCCTATATTGACCAACAAACCTACGAAACCAGCGCCGTTTTCGGCCCCGACACCTGGCTGCGCATGAAAACGCCAGCCGACCATACATACCGCTCCGGTGCCCCCGTCTGGTACGACAATCTTCTCTTCGGCCTGTCCCCCGGCGGTAAAGTCAACATCTGGTTCCCGGATGTTGCAGGACGCCCCAGCCTTCCCGTCAAACCACTGAAAATAAGGACCCGCGCCGGCAAGGATCTGACGCTCTGTAAAAACTATGTCGTGCCCGGCGGCACGTTCAACGTTATCCCGTCCACGCAGGATTTCATCAAAGGCAAAACCTACCCGTACGGGAACTGGGAGTAA
- a CDS encoding lipoprotein yields the protein MVKRHNAMALALLLALTGCSPQKPQPLQSKQAASGDWTLPYGEWSFSFVTPKYLPAATTHVRIIDTDGYLYTFNTLDQTSRGPGSVDKWASAVHGPSVNFNKVKKPPQYIVFCWESYIDQQTYETSAVFGPETWLRMKTPADHTWDEDTVWYDNMTFGLSPGGKVNIWFPDVAGRPSLPVKPLKIRTRAGKDLTLCKNYVVPGGTFNVIPSTQDFIKGKTYPYGNWD from the coding sequence ATGGTGAAAAGACATAACGCAATGGCACTTGCGCTGCTGCTGGCATTGACTGGCTGTAGCCCTCAGAAACCCCAACCGTTACAGTCAAAGCAGGCCGCCAGCGGAGACTGGACGCTCCCTTACGGCGAGTGGAGCTTTTCCTTTGTCACCCCCAAATATTTGCCGGCAGCAACGACGCATGTACGCATAATTGATACGGATGGGTACCTTTATACCTTTAACACGCTCGATCAAACTTCCCGTGGTCCTGGTTCTGTCGATAAATGGGCTTCAGCCGTTCATGGCCCCAGCGTCAACTTCAACAAAGTCAAAAAACCCCCACAGTACATTGTCTTTTGCTGGGAATCCTATATTGACCAACAAACCTACGAAACCAGCGCCGTTTTCGGGCCGGAAACCTGGCTGCGCATGAAAACACCCGCCGACCATACATGGGACGAGGATACCGTCTGGTACGACAATATGACCTTCGGCCTGTCCCCCGGCGGTAAAGTCAACATCTGGTTCCCGGATGTTGCCGGACGCCCCAGCCTTCCCGTCAAACCCCTGAAAATAAGAACCCGCGCCGGCAAGGATCTGACGCTCTGTAAAAACTATGTCGTGCCCGGCGGCACGTTCAACGTTATCCCGTCCACCCAGGATTTCATCAAAGGCAAAACCTACCCGTACGGGAACTGGGATTAA
- a CDS encoding molybdopterin-synthase adenylyltransferase MoeB — MAAELNDQEMMRYNRQIVLRGFDFEGQEALRAARVLVVGLGGLGCAAAQYLAAAGVGSMTLLDFDTVSVSNLQRQTLHSDATVGQPKVNSARAALARINPNVQFTLIDAMLDEEPLFAQIAQHDLVLDCTDNVTIRNQLNAGCFAHKVPLVSGAAIRMEGQISVFTYAEGEPCYRCLSRLFGENALTCVEAGVMAPLVGVIGSLQAMEAIKVLAHYGTPAAGKIVMYDAMTCQFREMKLMRNPGCEVCGG, encoded by the coding sequence ATGGCGGCAGAGCTGAACGACCAGGAGATGATGCGTTATAACCGTCAGATTGTGCTGCGCGGTTTTGATTTCGAGGGTCAGGAAGCGCTCAGGGCGGCGCGGGTGCTGGTCGTCGGTCTGGGCGGTCTGGGCTGCGCAGCTGCGCAGTATCTGGCGGCTGCGGGCGTGGGTAGCATGACGCTGCTGGATTTCGATACCGTATCGGTATCAAACCTGCAGCGCCAGACGTTGCACAGCGACGCGACGGTGGGCCAGCCGAAAGTCAACTCTGCCCGGGCGGCACTGGCGCGTATCAACCCCAACGTTCAGTTTACCCTGATTGATGCCATGCTCGACGAGGAACCGCTGTTCGCACAGATTGCGCAGCATGACCTCGTGCTGGACTGCACCGATAACGTCACCATTCGTAACCAGCTCAACGCGGGCTGTTTCGCCCATAAAGTACCGCTGGTCTCCGGTGCGGCGATCCGCATGGAGGGGCAAATCAGTGTCTTCACGTACGCCGAAGGTGAACCCTGCTACCGCTGCCTGAGCCGCCTGTTTGGCGAAAACGCGCTGACCTGCGTGGAGGCGGGTGTGATGGCTCCGCTCGTCGGCGTGATTGGCTCACTGCAGGCGATGGAAGCAATCAAAGTGCTGGCGCACTACGGCACGCCAGCAGCAGGGAAAATCGTGATGTATGACGCGATGACCTGCCAGTTCCGCGAGATGAAGTTGATGCGTAACCCGGGGTGTGAGGTTTGCGGAGGTTAA
- a CDS encoding glycyl radical enzyme, producing the protein MTTLNLNTLSDRIKAHKTALVHIVKPPVCTERAQHYTEMYQQHMDKPVPVRRALALAHHLAKRTIWIKHDELIIGNQASEVRAAPIFPEYTVSWIEKEIDDLADRPGAGFAVSEENKRVLHEVCPWWRGQTVQDRCYGMFTDEQKGLLETGIIKAEGNMTSGDAHLAVNFPLVLEKGLDGMRAKVAERRSRINLTVLEDLHGDQFLKAIDIVLEAVSLHIARFAALAREMASTETRESRRDELLAMAENCDVIAHEPPKTFWQALQLCYFIQLILQIESNGHSVSFARMDQYLYPYYRRDVELNQNLDREHAIELLHSCWLKLLEVNKIRSGSHSKASAGSPLYQNVTIGGQKLVNGEPMDAVNPLSYAILESCGRLRSTQPNLSVRYHAGMSNDFLDACVQVIRCGFGMPAFNNDEIVIPEFIKLGVEKDDAYDYAAIGCIETAVGGKWGYRCTGMSFINFARVMLAALEGGRDATSGNVFLPQEKALSAGNFNNFGEVMAAWDTQIRYYTRKSIEIEYVVDTMLEENVHDILCSALVDDCIERAKSIKQGGAKYDWVSGLQVGIANLGNSLAAVKKLVFEQGTIGQQQLAAALADDFDGLTHEQLRQRLINGAPKYGNDDDSVDMLLTRAYETYIEELKQYHNPRYGRGPIGGNYYAGTSSISANVPFGAATMATPDGRKAHTPLAEGASPASGTDHLGPTAVIGSVGKLPTEAILGGVLLNQKLNPSTLENDSDRQKLMVLLRTFFEVHKGWHIQYNIVSRETLLEAKKHPDQYRDLVVRVAGYSAFFTALSPDAQDDIIARTEHTL; encoded by the coding sequence ATGACAACCCTGAATCTCAACACGCTAAGCGACCGTATTAAAGCGCACAAAACCGCCCTGGTGCATATCGTCAAGCCGCCGGTGTGTACCGAACGCGCACAGCACTACACCGAAATGTACCAGCAGCACATGGACAAGCCTGTTCCGGTACGCCGGGCCCTGGCACTGGCACATCACCTGGCAAAACGCACCATCTGGATCAAACACGATGAGCTGATCATCGGTAACCAGGCAAGCGAAGTGCGCGCCGCGCCGATCTTCCCGGAATATACCGTCTCCTGGATTGAGAAAGAGATCGACGATCTGGCGGACCGCCCGGGTGCAGGTTTTGCCGTAAGCGAAGAGAATAAACGCGTCCTGCACGAAGTCTGTCCGTGGTGGCGCGGCCAGACGGTGCAGGATCGCTGTTACGGGATGTTCACCGACGAACAGAAAGGCCTGCTGGAAACTGGCATTATCAAAGCCGAAGGCAACATGACCTCCGGCGATGCACACCTGGCCGTTAACTTCCCGCTGGTGCTGGAAAAAGGTCTCGACGGGATGCGCGCCAAAGTGGCAGAGCGCCGTTCCCGCATCAACCTGACCGTGCTGGAAGACCTCCACGGAGACCAGTTCCTGAAAGCGATCGATATCGTACTGGAAGCCGTAAGTCTGCATATCGCACGTTTTGCCGCACTGGCACGCGAAATGGCCTCCACCGAAACGCGTGAAAGCCGCCGTGATGAACTGCTGGCAATGGCAGAAAACTGCGACGTTATCGCCCATGAACCACCCAAAACGTTCTGGCAGGCGCTGCAGCTGTGCTACTTCATCCAGTTGATCCTGCAAATTGAATCCAACGGCCACTCCGTGTCGTTTGCCCGTATGGATCAGTATCTTTATCCGTACTACCGTCGTGACGTGGAGCTGAACCAGAACCTCGACCGCGAACACGCCATTGAACTGCTGCACAGCTGCTGGCTGAAGCTGCTCGAAGTGAACAAGATCCGCTCCGGTTCGCACTCCAAAGCCTCTGCGGGTAGTCCGCTGTATCAGAACGTGACTATCGGTGGTCAGAAACTGGTGAACGGTGAGCCAATGGATGCCGTGAACCCGCTCTCCTACGCTATCCTGGAGTCCTGCGGCCGTCTGCGCTCTACCCAGCCTAACCTGAGCGTGCGTTATCACGCCGGAATGAGTAATGACTTCCTCGACGCCTGCGTGCAGGTGATCCGCTGCGGCTTTGGTATGCCAGCATTTAACAACGATGAAATCGTGATCCCGGAGTTCATCAAGCTGGGCGTTGAGAAAGACGACGCCTACGACTATGCGGCGATTGGCTGTATCGAAACGGCGGTTGGCGGCAAGTGGGGCTATCGCTGCACCGGCATGAGCTTCATTAACTTTGCCCGCGTGATGCTGGCCGCGCTGGAAGGCGGCCGTGATGCCACCAGCGGCAACGTGTTCCTGCCGCAGGAGAAAGCGCTCTCCGCCGGTAACTTCAATAACTTCGGGGAAGTGATGGCGGCCTGGGACACCCAGATCCGCTACTACACCCGTAAATCCATTGAGATTGAATATGTGGTAGACACCATGCTGGAGGAGAACGTCCACGATATTCTCTGCTCGGCCCTGGTAGATGACTGCATCGAACGCGCGAAAAGCATCAAGCAAGGCGGCGCGAAGTACGACTGGGTCTCCGGCCTGCAGGTGGGGATCGCTAACCTCGGTAACAGCCTTGCCGCGGTGAAAAAGCTGGTGTTCGAACAGGGAACGATTGGTCAACAACAGCTGGCGGCTGCCCTGGCGGATGATTTCGACGGGCTGACCCACGAGCAGTTGCGCCAGCGTCTCATCAACGGCGCGCCGAAATACGGTAACGACGACGACAGCGTGGATATGCTGCTCACCCGTGCTTACGAAACCTATATCGAAGAGCTGAAGCAGTACCATAACCCACGCTACGGTCGTGGCCCGATTGGCGGTAACTACTATGCAGGTACCTCCTCCATCTCTGCGAACGTACCATTTGGTGCAGCAACGATGGCAACACCAGACGGACGTAAAGCACATACGCCGCTGGCTGAAGGGGCAAGCCCGGCCTCCGGTACTGACCACCTCGGCCCAACGGCGGTGATTGGCTCCGTAGGTAAACTGCCAACCGAAGCGATCCTCGGCGGCGTGCTGTTAAACCAGAAACTGAACCCATCAACGCTGGAAAACGACAGCGACCGCCAGAAGTTAATGGTGCTGCTGCGTACCTTCTTCGAGGTGCATAAAGGCTGGCATATTCAGTACAACATCGTTTCGCGGGAAACACTGCTGGAAGCGAAGAAACACCCTGACCAGTATCGTGACCTGGTGGTGCGCGTAGCGGGTTACTCGGCGTTCTTTACTGCCCTGTCGCCGGATGCGCAGGACGATATTATTGCGCGTACTGAACATACGCTTTAA